A stretch of Amycolatopsis balhimycina FH 1894 DNA encodes these proteins:
- a CDS encoding ATP-binding protein encodes MQVNWGAADEPGWQVLDVSGAGLPGLAGARRWAEARLASLAERHRVDVLIVVGELLENAYVHAGGPDQLRIHHALDPCVITVAVADVGTGEPRPRVPGRTGGRGLLLVDQLAFAWGVSHHDDGKIVWARLACE; translated from the coding sequence GTGCAAGTGAACTGGGGAGCGGCGGACGAGCCGGGGTGGCAGGTGCTGGACGTCTCCGGTGCCGGCCTTCCGGGGCTGGCGGGCGCCCGCCGGTGGGCCGAGGCCAGGCTGGCGTCGCTCGCCGAACGGCACCGGGTCGACGTCCTGATCGTCGTCGGGGAGCTGCTGGAGAACGCGTACGTGCACGCCGGCGGGCCGGACCAGCTGCGCATCCACCACGCGCTCGACCCCTGTGTGATCACCGTGGCCGTCGCCGACGTCGGAACCGGTGAGCCGCGGCCACGGGTGCCCGGCCGGACCGGCGGGCGCGGCCTGCTCCTGGTCGACCAGCTCGCCTTCGCCTGGGGCGTCAGCCACCACGACGACGGCAAGATCGTGTGGGCGCGCCTCGCGTGCGAATAG
- a CDS encoding MBL fold metallo-hydrolase, producing MNEIKLGDVTVTRVEEQHGPVMPARDFFPDLPERAWQEHRHELEPDHLTADDLVLSAMQTWLLRSEGRTILVDTAVGNDKHRPAVPAWDHLRLDYLDRLREAGVRPEDVDLVVNTHLHLDHIGWNTRLADGAWVPTFPNATYLMPRADFEHWDPARNPAVAGGVNEHAFEDSIQPVHEAGQVQLWEDSHTIDAHLRLEAAPGHTPGSSVVKLASGSDRALFAGDLLHTPLQLAEPGHSSCFCEDPAQANDTRRRLLGWAADEAVLLLPAHFGGHSALEVERHGGSFAVKRWGPFSHR from the coding sequence ATGAACGAAATCAAGCTCGGCGACGTCACCGTCACGCGCGTCGAAGAGCAGCACGGCCCGGTCATGCCGGCGCGGGACTTCTTCCCGGACCTGCCGGAGCGGGCGTGGCAGGAGCACCGCCACGAGCTGGAGCCCGACCACCTCACCGCCGACGACCTGGTCCTTTCGGCGATGCAGACCTGGTTGCTGCGCAGCGAAGGCCGCACGATCCTCGTCGACACCGCGGTGGGCAACGACAAGCACCGCCCGGCCGTCCCCGCGTGGGACCACCTGCGGCTGGACTACCTGGACCGGCTCCGCGAAGCGGGCGTCCGGCCGGAGGACGTCGACCTGGTCGTCAACACCCACCTGCACCTCGACCACATCGGGTGGAACACGCGCCTCGCCGACGGCGCGTGGGTGCCGACCTTCCCCAACGCCACCTACCTCATGCCCCGCGCGGACTTCGAGCACTGGGATCCGGCCCGCAACCCGGCTGTCGCCGGCGGCGTCAACGAACACGCCTTCGAAGACAGCATCCAGCCGGTGCACGAGGCAGGCCAGGTCCAGCTGTGGGAAGACAGCCACACGATCGACGCCCACCTCCGCCTCGAAGCCGCACCCGGCCACACCCCCGGCTCCAGCGTCGTGAAGCTGGCGTCCGGGAGCGACCGGGCCCTGTTCGCCGGCGACCTGCTGCACACTCCCCTGCAGCTCGCGGAACCCGGGCACAGCAGCTGTTTCTGCGAAGACCCGGCCCAGGCGAACGACACCCGGCGCCGCCTGCTGGGCTGGGCCGCCGACGAAGCCGTCCTGCTCCTGCCCGCCCACTTCGGCGGCCACAGCGCGCTGGAGGTCGAACGCCACGGCGGCTCGTTCGCCGTCAAGCGGTGGGGGCCGTTCTCCCACCGGTGA
- a CDS encoding GlsB/YeaQ/YmgE family stress response membrane protein yields MGIIAWIVLGLIAGVIAKALMPGKDPGGCIITILLGIAGAFVGGWVGKTLFHTQLGTFFDLRTWGLAILGALIILAGYRLIFHRRD; encoded by the coding sequence GTGGGCATCATCGCTTGGATCGTGCTCGGTCTCATCGCCGGGGTGATCGCGAAAGCTCTCATGCCGGGCAAGGACCCGGGTGGCTGCATCATCACGATCCTGCTGGGCATCGCGGGCGCGTTCGTCGGCGGCTGGGTGGGCAAGACGCTGTTCCACACCCAGCTCGGCACGTTCTTCGACCTGCGCACCTGGGGCCTGGCGATCCTGGGCGCCCTGATCATCCTGGCCGGCTACCGGCTCATCTTCCACCGCCGCGACTGA
- a CDS encoding helix-turn-helix domain-containing protein yields the protein MEARRRLGEFLKTRRSHLRPEDVGLATYGDRRRVPGLRREELAQLAGVSAPYYSRLEQGQSANASPEVLDALAQALRLDDTERRHLHELAAGARKPGTRRRPAPERVTPAVRQLLATLGDVPVVVLGRRSDVLAWNTAGHALFAGHLDPHAPEQPGHRPNMARLVFLDPHTRELYADWTAKARAVVATLRMASGQYLDDPRLAALVGDLSVRSNEFASFWADQRVKSGGDAVYEMRHPLVGTMTVTHQALRTEQEQHVVVATTEPGSPSHAAMTLLTHTTITARRTQPAHG from the coding sequence ATGGAGGCCAGACGACGACTCGGCGAGTTCCTCAAGACCCGCCGTTCCCACCTGCGGCCCGAAGACGTCGGCCTGGCCACGTACGGGGACCGCCGCCGCGTGCCGGGGCTGCGCCGCGAAGAGCTCGCCCAGCTCGCCGGGGTGAGCGCGCCGTACTACTCGCGGCTCGAACAGGGCCAGTCCGCCAACGCCTCGCCCGAGGTGCTGGACGCGCTCGCCCAGGCCCTCCGGCTCGACGACACCGAACGGCGGCACCTGCACGAACTGGCGGCCGGAGCCCGGAAGCCGGGCACCCGCCGCCGTCCGGCGCCGGAGCGCGTCACCCCGGCCGTCCGGCAGCTCCTGGCCACCCTCGGCGACGTGCCGGTGGTCGTGCTCGGCCGGCGCAGCGACGTCCTGGCGTGGAACACCGCCGGGCACGCCCTGTTCGCCGGGCACCTCGACCCGCACGCTCCCGAACAGCCCGGACACCGCCCGAACATGGCGAGGCTGGTGTTCCTCGACCCGCACACCCGCGAGCTGTACGCCGACTGGACCGCCAAGGCCCGCGCGGTGGTGGCGACGCTGCGGATGGCGTCCGGACAGTACCTGGACGATCCGCGGCTGGCCGCGCTGGTCGGCGACCTTTCGGTGCGGAGCAACGAGTTCGCGTCCTTCTGGGCGGACCAGCGGGTCAAGTCCGGCGGCGACGCGGTCTACGAAATGCGCCATCCGCTGGTGGGCACGATGACGGTCACGCACCAGGCGCTGCGCACCGAGCAGGAGCAGCACGTCGTCGTCGCCACCACCGAACCCGGTTCCCCGTCCCACGCGGCGATGACCCTGCTGACCCACACCACCATCACCGCGCGCCGCACCCAGCCCGCGCACGGCTGA